A region from the Riemerella anatipestifer genome encodes:
- a CDS encoding alpha/beta hydrolase family esterase yields the protein MKKQLLFFLGMPALALAQLTAGVQTYSVSGRSYDVTTPSDYNPAKEYPIVFELHSFDKDRTQMNDPNVINEQQYISVRPEGTSVFGVRAWNSWSATKSFFGDDVNYITAVYNDIKTKLGSKFNADKVYVYGFSNGGAMAMKMIEETSLFKAAVIRSMSFESGHNIPSTASKVPMIFIHGTADETVPYQGGSGKYGIISPNFESIKTTVDKWASHLGLTQPVEIKYLKGSSTASDKDFYFREYSNATNPIYFFVIDGGVHATDQQFSNSNIKRAMIKLTQNPKCYGIYRLACAQ from the coding sequence ATGAAAAAGCAACTTTTATTTTTTTTAGGAATGCCTGCGCTAGCTTTAGCACAACTAACAGCAGGAGTTCAGACTTATAGTGTTTCGGGACGAAGCTATGACGTTACAACACCGTCTGACTATAACCCCGCTAAAGAATATCCTATCGTATTTGAGTTACACTCTTTTGATAAGGATAGAACCCAAATGAATGACCCAAATGTAATCAATGAACAACAATACATTTCCGTTCGTCCTGAGGGAACTAGCGTATTTGGGGTACGAGCTTGGAATTCTTGGAGTGCCACCAAAAGTTTTTTTGGCGATGACGTAAACTACATTACTGCTGTTTACAACGATATTAAAACTAAATTAGGCAGTAAGTTTAATGCTGATAAAGTCTATGTATATGGCTTCAGCAACGGAGGTGCTATGGCAATGAAAATGATAGAGGAGACTTCTTTATTTAAAGCTGCTGTTATCCGTTCTATGAGTTTTGAAAGCGGACATAACATTCCATCTACAGCTTCTAAAGTCCCTATGATATTTATTCACGGTACGGCAGATGAAACTGTACCTTATCAAGGTGGAAGCGGGAAGTATGGTATTATCTCTCCTAATTTTGAATCTATTAAAACTACCGTTGATAAGTGGGCTTCTCATCTAGGACTCACCCAACCTGTAGAAATAAAATATCTAAAAGGAAGCTCCACTGCATCAGATAAAGATTTCTATTTTAGAGAATATTCCAACGCTACAAACCCCATCTACTTCTTTGTAATAGATGGTGGTGTACACGCTACAGACCAGCAGTTCTCTAATAGTAACATTAAGAGAGCCATGATTAAACTAACACAAAATCCTAAATGTTACGGTATTTATAGACTTGCTTGTGCACAATAA
- the rplL gene encoding 50S ribosomal protein L7/L12 — protein MSDLKNLAETLVNLTVKDVNELAQILKDEYGIEPAAATVVAAAGGAGEAAEEKTEFDVILKSAGASKLAIVKLVKDLTGAGLKEAKDIVDGAPAPIKEGVSKDEAEALKKQLEEAGAEVELK, from the coding sequence ATGTCAGATTTAAAAAATTTAGCGGAAACGCTTGTGAACCTTACAGTAAAAGATGTAAATGAATTAGCTCAAATTCTTAAAGATGAGTACGGTATCGAGCCTGCTGCTGCTACAGTAGTTGCTGCTGCTGGTGGTGCTGGGGAAGCTGCTGAAGAAAAAACTGAGTTTGATGTAATATTAAAATCAGCTGGAGCTTCTAAATTAGCTATCGTTAAGTTAGTGAAAGACTTAACAGGTGCAGGTCTTAAAGAAGCTAAAGATATCGTAGATGGTGCTCCTGCTCCAATTAAAGAAGGAGTTTCTAAAGATGAAGCTGAGGCTCTTAAGAAGCAACTAGAAGAAGCTGGTGCAGAGGTAGAGTTAAAGTAA